The Plutella xylostella chromosome 30, ilPluXylo3.1, whole genome shotgun sequence genome contains a region encoding:
- the LOC105386245 gene encoding BLOC-1-related complex subunit 5, translated as MAKWNNLSICSEVARSSEPPASGNNSPGASVCSDSELPYISYTVDRPIGDSPKHSKPRPTSVKKPPPRRAPPPRPRRHDIVVVKQPAAHEQADPHVLRLQEIPTFLPIMRGALGLPGARDAEAQAGLDPRPWVRAATRLQAHLAACAHPISKHQAGLLPGINQIDTDISKLHAMFVERQRANARSAERLSRVREVSHQLVRCHSLLNQTLQDIEELNFLLPEDKRLEPFVWNS; from the exons atgGCAAAATGGAACAATCTCAGCATCTGCT CGGAGGTGGCCCGAAGCTCGGAGCCGCCGGCCAGCGGCAACAACTCCCCCGGGGCCAGCGTGTGCTCCGACTCGGAGCTGCCATACATTTCGTACACTGTTGATAGGCCTATTGGAG ACTCCCCGAAGCACTCCAAGCCGCGCcccacatctgtcaagaagcCACCcccccgccgcgcgccgccgccgcgcccgcgccgccacgACATCGTGGTGGTGAAGCAGCCGGCAGCGCACGAGCAGGCTGACCCCCATGTGTTGAGGCTACAG GAGATTCCCACATTCCTGCCCATAATGCGCGGCGCGCTGGGGCTCCCCGGGGCCCGGGACGCGGAGGCGCAGGCCGGGCTGGACCCGCGGCCGTGGGTGCGCGCCGCGACCCGGCTTCAAGCGCATTTGGCTGCTTGCGCTCACCCTATTAGTAAACACCAGGCGGGGTTGCTGCCGGGGATTAATCAG ATAGACACAGACATATCCAAGCTTCACGCCATGTTTGTGGAGCGGCAGAGAGCGAACGCTCGCTCCGCGGAGCGCCTGAGCCGCGTGCGCGAGGTGTCGCACCAGCTGGTCCGCTGCCACTCGCTGCTCAACCAG acACTTCAAGACATAGAAGAATTGAACTTTCTACTGCCAGAAGACAAAAGATTAGAACCGTTCGTGTGGaatagttaa